DNA sequence from the Tissierella sp. MB52-C2 genome:
AGAATCTATTAAATGTCATAAAAAACTATTGGCTGAAAAAAGTCTAGCTGCTACTAAGGATATTAGAGATTTTAAAACATCTTCTGTAAAGGGATTATTGAACTGTAGTATAAAATCAATTATTCCACCACTATTGGCAGACCATGTTTTAAGAGAAGCCAATCATTACATTAGAATATTGAAAGAAATGAAAATCTGATGGCTATTCATCAGATTTTCTTAAATCTATTCTACTTTTCTATAGAGAGTTGCCATACTTATCCCTAAATGTTTAGCTACTTCTCGTTTCCCTTCCAAACTATTACCGTAGCGATTTAAATAGTTTTCTATAATGGTTTTCTCATAAATTCTAGTCATTTCAGCAAGGGTCTGTCCTTCTTGTTTATCTTGAGAGTTTATTTTATTCCTTATGTTTTCCACACCTACTATACTATTTTCTTCAAAAATAGTAGCATATTCTATAAGATTTTTTAGTTCTCTAATATTACCTGGATAGGAATATCCCAATAGATATTTTTCACATTCTGCTGAAAATCCAACTAAATCCTTTTCATATATCTTAGAAAAATGATTTAGAAAATATCTAGAAAGCATTATAATATCGTATCCTCTCTCTCGTAAAGGTGGTATATAAATTGGAACTACATTTAATCTATATAATAAATCATCTCTAAATTTTCCTTCCCTTACCATTCTAGGTAAATCTCTATGGGTAGCAGAAATAATTCTAGGATTGGCTTTAATAGGCTTATGTCCTCCTACTTTGATTATTTCCTTTTCTTCAAGGGCACGTAGGATTTTTACCTGCATAGGATATGGTAAATCTCCTATTTCATCTAAGAACAATGTACCTTCCTTAGCTATTTCAAACTTACCTATTTTTCCAGTAGTACTTGCACCAGTAAAGGACCCTTTTTCATATCCAAATAACTCAGATTCAATAAGATTTTCTGGAATTGCCCCACAGTTAATGGCCATAAAAACATCTCCACTACGCTGACTTGTCGTATGTATCGCCCTTGCAAATATTTCCTTACCAGTTCCTGTCTCCCCTATTAACAATACAGATACATCTCTCTCAGCTACTTGAATAGCTTGCCTCTTGGCATTTATCAGCAGCTCACTCTCTCCAATTATATTATCAAATGTGGTTATATGCTTGTTTAAATCTGATTTTAAAACTGATTCCTTCATTTTATTAAAATCAGAAAACACGAGAATGATTCCCTGATTACTTCCTTGGATTCTTATTAGATTTGAATTAATAATAAACTCAAATTCTCCAATCTTAACAGGTCCAACTTCTCCATAAAAATCTTTTTGAGCCAATTCTTCTAAATCTTTTTCTGGTATTATCTCCTGAATATTTAAAACACGATTTATATCTAAATCAAGTCTTTCATTTATATAATTATTTTTTGTCATTATCTTCATATCGTTATCTAATATGATTATGCCCTCATTTAATGAATTAATCAATGTAACTAATTCAGTAGAACGATACTCCAATAATTCTCCAAATCTCTTCTCACTTAAAATAGTAGAAATAATATTACTTAATTGATTTTCAAACTTTATATAACTATCTTTATTGTTTATAATATTATCTCTTGCCTTTTCATTGAAAGCACACATCCCAAGTACCCCTATGATTTTTCCATTAAAATGTATAGGAATACATAGCTCCGCCAATTCATTACAACTACCTCTATTAAAACAATTTAAACACAGAAGGTCGTTTTCAGTATCAGTAATAAGATATTGTTTTCCTGTTATTAAACTTTTGTGAAAAACTGAATTTACTGGAGC
Encoded proteins:
- a CDS encoding sigma 54-interacting transcriptional regulator, with protein sequence MNLLKSIAQELQHIIDAIYSVTNIDITIVDEDLNRIVATNNINTVFRNKAPVNSVFHKSLITGKQYLITDTENDLLCLNCFNRGSCNELAELCIPIHFNGKIIGVLGMCAFNEKARDNIINNKDSYIKFENQLSNIISTILSEKRFGELLEYRSTELVTLINSLNEGIIILDNDMKIMTKNNYINERLDLDINRVLNIQEIIPEKDLEELAQKDFYGEVGPVKIGEFEFIINSNLIRIQGSNQGIILVFSDFNKMKESVLKSDLNKHITTFDNIIGESELLINAKRQAIQVAERDVSVLLIGETGTGKEIFARAIHTTSQRSGDVFMAINCGAIPENLIESELFGYEKGSFTGASTTGKIGKFEIAKEGTLFLDEIGDLPYPMQVKILRALEEKEIIKVGGHKPIKANPRIISATHRDLPRMVREGKFRDDLLYRLNVVPIYIPPLRERGYDIIMLSRYFLNHFSKIYEKDLVGFSAECEKYLLGYSYPGNIRELKNLIEYATIFEENSIVGVENIRNKINSQDKQEGQTLAEMTRIYEKTIIENYLNRYGNSLEGKREVAKHLGISMATLYRKVE